In the genome of Phlebotomus papatasi isolate M1 chromosome 2, Ppap_2.1, whole genome shotgun sequence, one region contains:
- the LOC129804615 gene encoding uncharacterized protein LOC129804615: MLISLILMALYRVFRKKDPEPIFGVYRQRGKWFWIKYIIFIVLFYIRKLRYRKGSHDGGGRGAKNISDPNSVEKPQPLSDHPKAFDAVFYSGGNSDGYRFIMGTERRHKGIVHGVLYFVVPDLGLICLPQLPDTMIFTTNFGKEGNSFGGPGFISEPILPMNKWRLRYRGQMRQGEKLHDVEFSGEFLSQWPCFDFDTDLSPRILADAMAREIWTQEYFMNLRSAHQTHYEQMGTIRGTLKIDGEAKMIEMRGFRDHSYGFKRDWTLMHRYAFFVFFLEDGRNVSLGIISQPCTCSVLNTGYICSDKGKISPVDSCDFELYQHGESGIPPKDFAFQFSAAGRTHTIQILVDYENIHYVGSQWEARMVERFISVTVDGVPGFGFAEFHYNNKSGRPEEYSSKDPQWYQNVLAREAEYKKLEYMSMPQAQKKLTN; this comes from the exons ATGCTTATTTCACTAATTTTAATGGCTCTCTACAGAGTCTTCCGAAAAAAAGATCCTGAACCTATTTTTGGTGTGTATCGTCAACGTGGAAAGTGGTTTTGGATTAAATACATCATCTTCATTGTGTTATTCTACATTAGAAAA CTCCGATATCGCAAGGGATCTCATGATGGGGGTGGTCGGGGTGCAAAGAACATTTCTGATCCGAATTCAGTTGAGAAGCCTCAGCCTCTGTCAGATCATCCGAAAGCCTTCGATGCTGTCTTCTACAGTGGAGGAAATTCGGATGGTTATCGCTTTATCATGGGCACAGAAAGGCGTCACAAGGGAATTGTTCATGGAGTTTTGTATTTTGTTGTACCCGATTTGGGTCTTATCTGTCTGCCTCAGTTGCCCGATACTATGATCTTCACGACGAATTTCGGCAAGGAGGGGAATTCTTTTGGTGGACCGGGTTTCATTAGCGAGCCTATTTTGCCTATGAACAAGTGGAGACTGCGGTATCGTGGTCAGATGCGTCAGGGAGAGAAACTCCATGATGTTGAGTTTTCAGGAGAATTCCTTTCACAATGGCCCTGTTTTGATTTCGATACCGATCTCAGTCCTAGAATACTGGCTGATGCTATGGCCAGGGAAATTTGGACACAGGAATACTTTATGAATTTGCGATCTGCTCATCAAACACACTACGAACAGATGGGGACTATTAGGGGAACGCTTAAAATTGATGGGGAAGCTAAAATGATTGAAATGCGTGGATTTCGGGATCATAGTTATGGATTTAAGCGAGATTGGACCTTAATGCATCGATATGCCTTTTTTGTGTTCTTCCTTGAGGACGGTAGGAATGTTTCCTTAGGTATCATAAGTCAGCCCTGTACATGCTCAGTCCTGAATACTGGATACATCTGTTCCGATAAGGGAAAGATCTCACCAGTTGACTCGTGTGACTTTGAATTGTATCAACATGGGGAGAGTGGAATTCCTCCCAAAGATTTTGCATTTCAATTCTCAGCTGCCGGTCGTACTCATACTATTCAAATACTCGTAGATTATGAGAATATTCATTACGTGGGATCCCAATGGGAAGCGCGAATGGTAGAGAGATTCATCTCAGTAACG GTGGATGGTGTACCTGGTTTTGGATTTGCTGAATTTCACTATAACAATAAATCTGGTCGGCCAGAAGAATACTCCAGCAAAGATCCTCAATGGTACCAGAATGTTTTAGCCAGGGAGGCTGAATACAAAAAGCTCGAGTACATGTCAATGCCACAGGCACagaagaaattaacaaattga
- the LOC129801059 gene encoding mRNA-capping enzyme-like, protein MSTLVANCKKTEAAAESKDVRPCASYSSLSSGHLPKNRIPKSWFRCPRKARDFVVDRFLAFKLPVDERYDDNISIDQKFSPEMVIQAVEMRNKTLDLWIDLTTEENFYSCSPLEKKSIQVVSLPCGSSRGPPTITNVGLFIHYVDTSIKRNPQGIVGVHSVHGFNRVGFLIVAYLVERLGFSVNAALATFTNAHPPGIYKQAYVQELYFRYDFVQRAPKPLPLPPWHFRIDSFQQEYLPHTFESTVSLKRRRNAIDDPLASPNGLDCLEEKQAKRFKRFTAESGAPFTDNFPGLTPVSDPTQLSELQMLCQAMAKWHRPNFPGSLPNHVDSQSLHHLQLKPYCVTWIADGIRFMMLIISKNQVYVFDRSFKCFKVEGLTFPSRNNLQRHLRNTLLDGQMVFDKVDGKVIPRFLVFDIIMINGESVYCHPFLPVRYDCISREIISPRSEAIRQGVIDKTIEPFSIRQKTFHDLSHCQSLLSPSFTGSIGHGSSGLIFQSITDPYVPGVSSVSLKWKPLSKISMDFRLQVVIEGDIDPTQKVGQLWVEGFMNPVARVSSVSAIEDFHHKIVECVYQDGQWIPLRERTDKSAPNTYETYLSVWSSIRNAVETGELLEFVACLSKK, encoded by the coding sequence ATGTCTACTCTAGTTGCCAACTGTAAGAAGACCGAGGCCGCCGCTGAATCTAAAGACGTGCGGCCTTGTGCTTCTTACTCGTCTTTGTCTTCTGGTCATCTTCCCAAGAATCGTATTCCCAAAAGCTGGTTCCGCTGTCCCCGAAAAGCCCGTGATTTTGTAGTAGATCGATTCCTAGCATTCAAGTTGCCCGTTGATGAACGCTATGATGACAACATTTCGATTGATCAGAAATTTTCACCCGAAATGGTGATTCAGGCCGTTGAAATGCGCAACAAAACTTTGGATTTGTGGATCGATCTAACTACTGAGGAAAACTTCTATAGTTGTAGTCCACTCGAGAAGAAAAGTATTCAGGTTGTCTCGTTGCCCTGTGGTAGTTCTCGCGGTCCCCCTACGATAACCAACGTCGGTCTGTTTATCCACTATGTAGATACGTCAATCAAGCGCAATCCCCAAGGTATTGTTGGTGTTCACAGTGTTCATGGTTTCAATCGTGTCGGGTTTCTCATTGTGGCTTATTTGGTCGAACGTTTGGGCTTCTCGGTGAATGCCGCTTTGGCAACATTCACCAATGCTCATCCTCCAGGCATCTACAAACAAGCTTATGTGCAGGAACTCTACTTTCGATATGATTTTGTTCAAAGAGCCCCCAAACCCCTTCCTTTGCCACCATGGCACTTCAGGATTGACAGCTTTCAGCAGGAATACCTGCCACATACTTTCGAGTCAACCGTCAGTCTGAAGCGCCGTCGGAACGCAATTGATGATCCCTTAGCTTCCCCCAACGGTCTTGATTGCTTAGAAGAGAAACAAGCCAAAAGGTTCAAGAGATTCACTGCTGAGAGCGGTGCCCCTTTCACTGATAATTTCCCAGGTTTAACTCCGGTTTCAGATCCCACCCAGCTAAGTGAACTTCAGATGCTGTGTCAGGCTATGGCTAAATGGCACCGTCCGAATTTCCCAGGCTCCCTTCCCAATCACGTCGATTCCCAAAGTCTTCATCATCTGCAACTCAAGCCATATTGCGTGACTTGGATTGCAGATGGAATCCGGTTTATGATGCTTATCATCAGCAAGAATCAAGTCTACGTCTTCGATCGCAGTTTCAAGTGTTTCAAGGTAGAAGGTCTCACATTTCCCTCGCGAAATAATCTTCAGCGTCACCTTAGGAATACCTTGCTCGATGGGCAGATGGTATTTGATAAGGTTGATGGCAAGGTTATCCCCAGGTTCTTAGTTTTCGACATAATCATGATTAATGGTGAAAGTGTCTATTGTCATCCCTTTCTCCCAGTCCGCTATGATTGTATTTCCCGGGAAATCATCTCCCCTCGGTCGGAAGCCATAAGGCAAGGAGTGATCGATAAAACTATCGAGCCTTTTAGCATTAGGCAGAAGACCTTTCATGATCTATCCCATTGTCAGTCCCTTTTGTCCCCGTCCTTCACTGGAAGCATAGGTCATGGTTCAAGTGGACTCATTTTCCAATCCATCACCGATCCCTATGTCCCAGGAGTATCGTCCGTCAGTCTTAAATGGAAGCCCCTGTCGAAGATTTCCATGGATTTCAGGTTGCAGGTTGTCATAGAAGGTGATATCGATCCGACTCAGAAAGTTGGTCAGCTTTGGGTCGAGGGTTTCATGAATCCAGTTGCTAGGGTTAGTTCAGTGTCCGCTATTGAAGATTTCCATCATAAAATTGTTGAGTGTGTTTATCAGGATGGTCAGTGGATTCCGTTGAGGGAAAGAACTGATAAATCTGCCCCAAATACGTATGAAACTTATTTGTCTGTCTGGTCTAGTATTAGGAACGCCGTTGAAACTGGGGAGTTGTTGGAGTTTGTTGCTTGTCTGTCCAAGAAGTAG
- the LOC129804624 gene encoding beta-alanine transporter: MDFDSILPEVGSFGPYQKFVICGVLLPAVFPCAFHAYSQLFIAARPAHWCRVPELDPWVQDYPNDVRNVSVPMEIRDGALRFSECLVFVRNYSEITRTWGTHGLENVTKIVRSGEVSSCKNGWNYDTRMFSSTVVTEWDLVCEKDSYATVALVLFGVGGLIGNYVFGYLQDFWGRRPSFYAYLLLEIVAGSLSAIAWNYASWVFFRTLVGVTVPAILASPYVLAIEMVGPSKRVFCTIVANIAYSLGLVLLAGIVFIFRDWRYLSLAVSLPLLILFSCFFILPESPRWLIATGKFTEAAKIMQKMAEINGKQLTSNYETILREKVESAMSKSTPETRTYGIMDLVITPNMRKKTFIVTFIWFANTSVYVGLSYYAPALGGNEIWNFFLAGLVELPTYIFLWPSLTYFGRRWILCVSMVVGGVACLATFLVQQRQTVMLVLYCIGKMGISSAFVVLPLAASELYPTVVRGLGMSVSSVIGMIGPIVIPIINYTGSNMLVLPLIIMGTLLCLGGLTSLFLPETKDQPLPQTIEDGENVRLSRPFAALSKLKRHKKTPSQMNISQNVCDLCRIEVKTASG; the protein is encoded by the exons ATGGATTTTGATTCAATTCTCCCAGAAGTGGGCTCTTTTGGTCCGTATCAAAAATTCGTTATTTGCGGAGTTCTCCTTCCGGCAGTCTTCCCTTGTGCATTTCATGCATACAGTCAGCTTTTTATTGCCGCTCGTCCAGCTCATTGGTGTCGTGTACCTGAACTTGATCCCTGGGTTCAAGATTATCCAAATGATGTACGCAATGTAAGTGTACCTATGGAAATCCGAGATGGCGCTCTGAGATTCTCAGAGTGTCTCGTATTTGTGCGAAACTACAGTGAAATAACCCGGACATGGGGTACCCATGGCTTAGAAAATGTTACGAAAATTGTTCGGAGCGGTGAGGTATCCAGTTGCAAGAACGGATGGAATTACGATACAAGGATGTTTAGCAGTACTGTTGTAACGGAA TGGGATTTAGTTTGCGAGAAAGATTCCTACGCAACGGTAGCTCTAGTTCTTTTTGGTGTTGGTGGCCTTATTGGGAATTACGTTTTTGGGTACCTTCAAGACTTTTGGGGAAGACGTCCTTCGTTCTATGCTTACCTTTTGTTAGAGATCGTGGCTGGGAGTTTAAGTGCCATTGCTTGGAATTACGCTTCTTGGGTCTTCTTCAGGACATTAGTCGGAGTTACAGTTCCAGCCATCCTTGCTAGTCCCTACGTCCTAG CAATCGAGATGGTAGGTCCATCCAAGAGAGTTTTCTGCACAATTGTGGCAAATATTGCATATTCCCTTGGACTAGTACTCCTGGCCGGAATTGTATTCATTTTCCGAGATTGGAGATATCTATCTCTAGCTGTTTCCCTTCCACTGCTCATTCTCTTCAGCTGCTTCTTCATACTCCCAGAGTCTCCCCGATGGCTCATTGCTACAGGAAAATTCACAGAAGCTGCCAAAATTATGCAAAAGATGGCAGAAATTAATGGAAAACAACTCACATCTAATTATGAAACTATCCTTAGGGAGAAGGTCGAATCAGCAATGTCAAAGTCCACTCCTGAAACTCGAACATACGGCATCATGGACTTAGTTATAACACCCAATATGCGAAAGAAAACATTCATTGTCACCTTCATTTGGTTTGCCAATACGAGTGTCTACGTCGGACTTAGCTACTATGCTCCTGCTCTGGGTGGCAATGAGATTTGGAATTTCTTCCTGGCTGGTCTCGTTGAACTGCCCACTTACATATTTCTCTGGCCAAGTTTAACGTACTTCGGGCGTCGCTGGATCCTTTGTGTATCAATGGTCGTTGGAGGAGTTGCATGCTTGGCCACTTTTCTTGTGCAACAGAGACAAACGGTGATGTTGGTGTTATATTGCATTGGGAAAATGGGGATCTCTTCAGCTTTTGTTGTACTTCCGCTTGCTGCTTCGGAACTCTATCCAACTGTGGTTAGGGGCCTTGGAATGAGTGTCAGTTCGGTAATTGGGATGATTGGACCTATTGTGATACCCATCATCAACTATACG GGCAGTAATATGCTGGTGCTTCCTCTGATCATCATGGGAACACTGCTCTGCCTCGGAGGATTAACCAGTCTCTTCCTTCCGGAAACCAAAGATCAGCCCCTGCCCCAGACAATCGAAGATGGTGAAAATGTGCGGCTTTCGCGGCCTTTTGCAGCCCTTTCAAAATTAAAGAGACACAAAAAGACTCCCTCACAGATGAACATCTCGCAAAATGTCTGTGATCTCTGTAGAATTGAAGTAAAAACTGCCTCTGGGTGA